In the genome of Halapricum salinum, one region contains:
- a CDS encoding MFS transporter: MRSVLGNRNFRRLFAGRLITNVGDSLYFVAATWLVYDLTGDPTFSGVAGFLVMAPQALQAFAGPLVDRWDLRRLLVGTQVVQGVVILALPLAAHVGMLSVWVVLTVIPLLSLLNQFVYPAQSAALPRIVEQDELVSANSLFSLAYQGTELVANAAAGILIAAVGAVALFVVDSITFAAAALLFATVRVPPAGTGDAMSESASEESAEAPAAVADGGQETAEPADESPPEPDGYHDSLREGLGFVRGTILVPIVIGATLVNFVASGATIGVLPAFADSLGGAGAYGALMAAMAGGMLVGAIVASSLDTLPFGRLTIGSFLLSGCLWMAAITAGWLPATVALFALAAVPIGASNVLLSSVVQSVVPDRLLGRVSALLGSASTAAVPVGALLGGAAASVFGPATVMLAGGAGVLLLGVYWLAHPRLRAMGAVSDAETLQVEPA; encoded by the coding sequence ATGCGATCAGTACTCGGAAATCGGAACTTCAGGCGGTTGTTCGCGGGGCGGCTCATAACCAACGTCGGAGATAGCCTCTACTTCGTGGCGGCGACGTGGCTCGTCTACGACCTGACGGGTGATCCGACCTTCTCGGGGGTGGCTGGCTTTCTGGTGATGGCGCCCCAGGCACTGCAGGCGTTCGCGGGCCCGCTGGTCGACCGCTGGGATCTCAGGCGGTTGCTCGTCGGCACACAGGTCGTTCAGGGCGTCGTCATCCTGGCGCTGCCACTCGCTGCACACGTCGGTATGCTGTCGGTCTGGGTCGTCCTCACAGTGATACCGTTACTCTCGCTATTGAACCAGTTCGTCTACCCGGCCCAGTCGGCGGCGCTCCCGCGGATCGTCGAGCAGGACGAACTCGTGAGCGCGAACTCGCTGTTTTCGCTGGCCTACCAGGGGACCGAACTCGTCGCCAACGCCGCGGCCGGAATCTTGATCGCGGCCGTTGGCGCCGTCGCGCTGTTCGTCGTCGACTCGATCACGTTCGCGGCGGCAGCCCTGCTGTTCGCGACGGTTCGGGTCCCGCCGGCTGGAACTGGGGACGCAATGAGCGAGAGTGCGAGCGAGGAATCTGCAGAGGCGCCTGCTGCTGTCGCTGACGGCGGGCAGGAGACCGCAGAGCCGGCAGACGAATCTCCCCCAGAGCCCGACGGCTACCATGACTCACTCCGGGAGGGGCTGGGATTCGTTCGCGGGACGATCCTCGTGCCGATCGTGATCGGGGCGACGCTGGTCAACTTCGTCGCCAGCGGTGCGACGATCGGTGTGCTGCCCGCGTTCGCGGACTCGCTCGGCGGGGCGGGCGCCTACGGTGCCCTCATGGCCGCGATGGCCGGCGGGATGCTCGTCGGGGCCATCGTCGCGTCCAGTCTGGACACTCTCCCGTTCGGGCGACTCACGATCGGCTCCTTTCTCCTGAGTGGCTGCCTCTGGATGGCCGCGATCACCGCAGGATGGTTGCCGGCGACTGTCGCACTGTTCGCTCTCGCAGCCGTCCCGATCGGCGCGAGCAACGTCCTGCTATCGTCGGTCGTCCAGTCGGTGGTCCCCGACCGGCTGCTCGGGCGCGTCTCCGCACTGCTCGGCAGCGCCTCGACGGCGGCCGTCCCGGTCGGCGCGTTACTGGGCGGGGCCGCGGCGTCGGTGTTCGGCCCGGCGACCGTCATGCTCGCGGGCGGGGCCGGCGTGCTCCTGCTGGGCGTCTACTGGCTGGCACACCCGCGACTCCGCGCGATGGGTGCCGTCAGCGACGCCGAGACGTTGCAGGTGGAGCCGGCCTAG
- a CDS encoding AIR synthase family protein, with translation MSDDRLGKIDADTFESVIAPRLGAEREDVHLGPTAGIDFGVFEVGEQAVVTATDPLSFLPELGSERAGRLALDIVLTDVAVSGVAPTHLTIALTLPPGFDDDTFEGIWAGIDAHARSLGVAIVSGHTGYYTGIEGSWVGGATAFGVGDFDDVVRPDGARPGDALVVSTGPAAEVAGLFSTLYPARLGLDPETVATAQDRVEDIAAVEDALAAHAAGEVTAMHDATEGGIAGGLNEMASGAGVRFDLDPDAVPMAPGVAAVCAAIDVDPWHVTSCGTLLIAVDPDDAEAVVDALETRGTPTAVIGNVSEGDGVYADGERVEEPEFDPSWTAAQRLGE, from the coding sequence GTGAGCGACGACCGGCTCGGCAAGATCGACGCCGACACCTTCGAGTCGGTGATCGCGCCTCGACTGGGGGCCGAGCGCGAGGACGTCCATCTCGGGCCTACAGCCGGAATCGACTTCGGCGTCTTCGAGGTCGGCGAGCAGGCGGTCGTGACCGCGACCGACCCCCTGTCTTTCCTGCCCGAACTCGGTTCCGAACGGGCCGGCCGCCTCGCGCTTGATATCGTCCTCACTGACGTCGCTGTCTCCGGGGTCGCACCCACCCATCTCACGATCGCGCTGACACTCCCACCCGGATTCGACGACGATACCTTCGAGGGAATCTGGGCTGGGATCGACGCCCATGCCCGAAGTCTGGGCGTCGCGATCGTCTCGGGGCATACCGGCTACTACACCGGGATCGAGGGATCGTGGGTCGGCGGCGCGACCGCTTTCGGTGTCGGTGATTTCGACGACGTGGTCCGGCCGGACGGCGCACGACCCGGCGACGCGCTCGTCGTCTCGACCGGCCCCGCAGCCGAGGTCGCCGGGCTGTTCTCGACGCTGTACCCCGCCCGGCTGGGTCTCGATCCCGAGACGGTCGCGACCGCACAGGACCGCGTCGAGGACATCGCGGCGGTCGAAGATGCACTGGCCGCCCACGCTGCCGGCGAGGTCACGGCGATGCACGACGCCACCGAGGGCGGGATCGCCGGCGGGCTGAACGAGATGGCTTCGGGGGCGGGCGTTCGCTTCGATCTCGATCCCGATGCCGTGCCGATGGCTCCGGGTGTTGCGGCCGTCTGTGCGGCCATCGACGTCGACCCCTGGCACGTCACCAGTTGCGGGACGCTATTGATCGCCGTCGATCCCGACGACGCCGAGGCCGTCGTCGACGCACTCGAAACGCGGGGGACGCCGACCGCAGTGATCGGGAACGTCAGTGAGGGTGACGGCGTCTACGCGGACGGCGAGCGCGTCGAGGAACCCGAATTCGATCCCTCGTGGACAGCGGCCCAGCGGCTCGGCGAGTAG